Sequence from the Acidobacteriota bacterium genome:
CGTCGAGCAGCGCGCCGGCCGCGAAAAGCCCGCCGCCGAGGTCCGCCGGACTTCCGCTGCGCAGCCCGGAGGCCCGCAGGCCGCGATCGGCGAAGAGGATCCCCGCCGCGAAAAGCGCCGTCGTGTCGCCGGGTGGCTCCGGGAGGCGCAGCAGGCCGCTCCCGACCGCCGAAGCGTCGCTCAGCCTGACGCGGGAGGCGTTCACCAGCCCGGACGGTGTCAGGGGTGGCACCGCCTCCCCTTCACGCACCGCCGCCGACAGGTCGGCGAACAGGATCCCATCGGCGAAGAGGATCCCGTCGGCGAACAGGATCCCGTCGGCAAACAGGATGCCGCCCGACATCAACACGCCGTCCACGAACAGAGAGCCGCCGGCGGGGACGACGCCCTCACCGTCGGCTGCCGGGACGAGGACCGTGCCCGACGACCAGCGGAAGGTCTCCTCTCCGATCACCGAAACCGGCGCCCACGGATCGCTGGCGACGATCGCCCGCAGGACGCCCAGGCCGTGCGCCTCCTCTTCCGCTTCCCGGTGACGGGACTTCTCGTCCTCCCGGATCTCCCGCGAGCCGATGAGGGCCGCCAGGCGCACGGCCCCCTCGGCGTTGAGCAGGCCGGCCCCCTGCTCGAACACCGAGAAGCCGGGAAGCGTCTGGGCGGTTTCCATGAGCGCCGCCTTCACCGCCTCGGGAGAAAGGCGCGGGTTGGCCTCCAGCATCAGCGCGGCGACCCCTGACGTGACCGCTGCGGCGACGGAGGTTCCGTCGAGTCTCATGTAGACGCGCCGCTTGTCCATCTTTTCTCCGGCGAAGGAGAGGCGTCGCGGGTACCGCTCCGCCAGGAAACTCCCCCGAGCGGCCGTCGACACGACGGCGCTACCGGGTGCGACGATCTCCGGCTTGAGCAGATGGTCGTAGCGGTCGCGAAGCGGATCGTAGCCGCGCGTCGGCCCGCGCGACGAGTACGGCGCGACCCGGTCGTCGGAGCGCTGGCGCTTTTTCCCGCTCTCCGCGGCACCGGCCGTGATCGCGTGCGGGCAAAGGCCCGGTGTCGTGATCGAACCGAAGGCGCGACGTCCGTCATCGGTCCTTCCCAGGTTCCCTGCCGCCGCGACCACCACGATCCCCGCGTCGTGCAGCCGCTCCACGGCGAGGCACAGGGGATCGGTCCGGTACGACTCCGGGCTGGCGCCGCCGAAGCTCATGTTCGCCACACGGATCCCGAACTCGTCTTTCTTGGCGAGGATCCACTCGACGCCGGCCAGGACCCAGGAGGCCCGCCCGGCTCCCGAACCGTCCAGGACCTTCACCGAGACGATCGAGGCGCCCGGCGCCAGACCCGCCCGACGCTCTTCCTTGTCGCCGCGCCCGTTCCGCCCGGCGATCACACCGGCGACGAAGGTGCCGTGCCCGAAGACGTCGTCCGGCGGTTCGTCCGGCACGAAGCTGACCTTCGTCGCGGCGGGGAGGTCCGGATGATCCGCCAGCCCCGAGTCGAGCAGCGCCACCGCGATGCCGCTCCCGTCGACGCCGAACAGCCGGGCGGCCTCCCGCACGCCGGTCACCCGCCGCAGCGCGACCCCTTCGGAGAAGGCGCCGACGCGGCGGTCCAGGCTGATCGAGGCGACCTTCTCGTGCGCCGCCCACCGCGGCAGCTCCCGCGCGGGGAGATTGACCGCGATCATCCCCAGCGAGGGGAACTCGCGCGTGTTCTCCGCCCGCGCGAGGAGGTAGGTCCGGTCGGACTCGTCGAGCGGGGCGCGGAGCGTCACCACGAAGTCGCCCCTCATGTCGAGAAGGAACCCGTCGCGCAGCCACTCGAGGACATCGGGAGCCAGCTCGGCCGCCCCGGCGGGAGCGGCGACGAGGATCAGCGCAAGGCCCAACCATCCCGCGAGGGTCCGTCGCATGGGCGATCTCCATCGACCTGGCGAGCCGGGCGCGGGCAGACCGCCGCCGCGTGGCCGCCGGCCGGCCCGGCCGGGTGCAAGCCTCCCGCCACCGGGCAACACGCTGCAAGATCGGGTTTTGCCGTTTTTCGAGCCGGACGCATCCGCGCGCGGGTGTCCCGATTCCGGCCGGGATGTCCGGCCCAGACGACCGGATACGCGCCGATCTGCTAGCCTCGCCCCGGCCCGGCGGCGGATCCGGCCGGCGCCCACAGGGGGATGCCGCTTGCGTGCTTGGCAGGGTGCGCTCCGACGCCGGCGCTCCTTCGGACGGCGGGCCGGGGCGCGGGGGCGGCGGCGTGGCCCGCGCGGTGACGGCCTCGGGGCTTTCCTGGGCGTCTTCACCCCGTCCATCCTCACGATCCTCGGGGTGATCCTGTACCTGCGGCTCGGCTGGGTCGTGGGGAACGTGGGGCTGCCCCGGGCCCTTTCGATCGTCGTCCTCGCCGATCTGATCACCTTGGCCACCGCCCTGTCGCTGTGCTCCGTGGCGACGAACATGCGGGTCGGGGCGGGCGGCGCCTACTACATCATCTCCCGCAGCCTGGGGATCGAGATCGGGGCGGCGATCGGCATTCCGCTCTTCCTCGCCCAGACCTTCTCCGTCACGCTGTACGCCTACGGGTTCGTCGAGAGCCTGCGGATCGCATGGCCCGGAGTCCCCCTGGCGCCGGCGGCGGCCGTGGTGGTGCTGGCCGTCGGAGCCTTGGCCTCCCGGAGCGCCGAGGCGGCGCTGAAGCTGCAGCTCCCGATCATGGCGGCGATCGGGCTCTCGCTCGTCGTGCTGGCCGTCTCGGTGATCCGGCACGCGGGGACCTCTCCCGTCGCCTGGGAAGGGATTCCGGGCGGGCAGGACTACTGGAGCGTCTTCGCGGTCTTCTTCCCGGCGGTGACCGGAATCATGGCCGGAGTGAGCCTCTCCGGCGATCTCGCCGATCCTCGCCGGGCGATTCCCCGCGGCACGCTCGCCGCGAGCCTCGTGGGGTTTTTCGTCTACCTCGCCGTGCCGATCGCGCTCGCGTTCGCGGCCGACTCGAAGCGGCTGGCGCGCGACACGCTGATCTGGTTCTCGCTCGCCGGACGCGGGGCCTTCCTGATTTTCCCCGGTCTCTGGGGCGCGATCTTTTCCTCGGCGGTGGGCAGCATTCTGGGGGCGCCGCGCACGCTCGACGCCATGGTGGATGACCGCGTTCTCCCGCGATGGTTGGGCGGATCGCGGCGGGGACAGAGGTCGGGCAGGTCGAGCGCGCCGGCACTCGCCCTCTCCACCGGGGTCGCCCTGGCGGCTGTCGCCCTGGGAGGTCTCGACGAAGTCGCCCCGGTGTTGACGATGTTCTTCCTCACGACCTACGGGATGGTCAACCTCGTCGCCGGCCTGGAGGAGCTGGGCGGAGATCCGTCGTTCCGCCCCCTGATGCGGACCCCCTGGTACGTTTCCATCGCCGGCGCCGCGGCCTGCGTGTGGGTCATGTTCCTGATCAGCCGATGGGCGTGCGTCGCGGCGATCATTGTGGAGGCGGCGGTCTACCTGGCGAT
This genomic interval carries:
- a CDS encoding Na-K-Cl cotransporter; protein product: MSRRNPSRSHSRTSGASSAAPAGAATRISARPNHPARVRRMGDLHRPGEPGAGRPPPRGRRPARPGASLPPPGNTLQDRVLPFFEPDASARGCPDSGRDVRPRRPDTRRSASLAPARRRIRPAPTGGCRLRAWQGALRRRRSFGRRAGARGRRRGPRGDGLGAFLGVFTPSILTILGVILYLRLGWVVGNVGLPRALSIVVLADLITLATALSLCSVATNMRVGAGGAYYIISRSLGIEIGAAIGIPLFLAQTFSVTLYAYGFVESLRIAWPGVPLAPAAAVVVLAVGALASRSAEAALKLQLPIMAAIGLSLVVLAVSVIRHAGTSPVAWEGIPGGQDYWSVFAVFFPAVTGIMAGVSLSGDLADPRRAIPRGTLAASLVGFFVYLAVPIALAFAADSKRLARDTLIWFSLAGRGAFLIFPGLWGAIFSSAVGSILGAPRTLDAMVDDRVLPRWLGGSRRGQRSGRSSAPALALSTGVALAAVALGGLDEVAPVLTMFFLTTYGMVNLVAGLEELGGDPSFRPLMRTPWYVSIAGAAACVWVMFLISRWACVAAIIVEAAVYLAMRRREMSASWGDLRRGALVGLVRAAVLKLKRLPEDPRNWRPHILLFAGDPARRAELVRYAAWLNQERGILTVAKLVVGPIETLAPELDGERARLDEEIENLGVMGFAEVDAVPDFEEGAIAVAQSNGIAGIHSNTVMFGWSEKPERRAATLRIVRRLAMLGKSSVIARLAGSPGGGRRQEIHVWWGGLQRNGDLLLMFAHLLSRNPEWRRARIGVMSIATNEMMAERNRSALGRMLRAVRIDAETKVILKPEGRPVIELIHEVSRGADVVLMGLREVEAGREREYAGRLEELASGLGTVLFVRNAGAFAGALLGSAGEEGAA